A portion of the Rhodopseudomonas sp. BAL398 genome contains these proteins:
- a CDS encoding DUF6460 domain-containing protein, producing MPNDTRELPANRDSLTRFLGGSPLAVAFRLVLLSVLVGVVLAAIGFDPWNIIVSIRILFQRIWDLGFDAVNGLWRYFLLGAVIVVPIWLLSRLFGAPNGR from the coding sequence ATGCCAAACGACACACGGGAACTGCCGGCGAACCGGGACAGCCTGACCCGCTTTCTGGGCGGCTCGCCGCTGGCGGTGGCGTTTCGGCTGGTGCTGCTGTCGGTCCTGGTCGGCGTGGTGCTGGCGGCGATCGGCTTCGATCCGTGGAACATCATTGTCAGCATCCGTATCCTGTTCCAGCGGATCTGGGATCTCGGCTTCGACGCCGTCAACGGGCTGTGGCGCTATTTCCTGCTCGGCGCGGTGATCGTGGTGCCGATCTGGCTGCTGTCGCGATTGTTCGGCGCACCGAACGGGCGGTAA
- a CDS encoding ATP-dependent DNA ligase — translation MNRFAELLDRLAYEPGRNNKLRLITNYLRATEDPDRGYALAALTGALSFKHAKPGLIRELIAARTDPVLFALSYDYVGDLSETVALMWPAHQHSALISPPPCGEGACPGLDPGAGVGVATTAAPAAYPPPQPSPARGEGAGPARGERANSTPTESASSRHNNPPPPTLTEVVATLSTLGKAELPAQLARWLDELDETGRWALLKLVTGGMRIGVSARLAKTAAAALGDKDAHELELIWPGLSPPYLELFAWLEGRAAKPINLDPAPFRPVMLAHAIADDDFAAMNPADYIAEWKWDGIRIQAVSGRDADGNIVARLYSRSGEDITRSFPDLLPSLRLPGAIDGELLVLRDGRVQSFNVLQQRLNRKTVTPKLIKDYPIHLRAYDLLGDGDSDLRTMTFAERRARLQRFIAELADPRIDLSETIDFADWAALTAARRDPASAGAGLDADAVEGVMLKRRDALYLPGRPKGQWWKWKHDPHIIDAVLMYAQRGHGKRSSYYSDYTFGVWTDGDDGEQLVPVGKAYFGFTDEELLQIDRFVRRNTTEKFGPVRHVVHEPNQGLVLEVAFEGLARSPRHKSGVAMRFPRISRLRWDKPPREADRLETLERMLTGDAPIPPAAGGH, via the coding sequence ATGAACCGTTTCGCCGAACTGCTCGACCGCCTCGCCTATGAGCCCGGCCGCAACAACAAGCTGCGGCTGATCACCAACTATCTGCGCGCCACCGAGGATCCGGATCGCGGCTACGCGCTGGCCGCATTGACCGGCGCGCTGTCGTTCAAACATGCCAAGCCGGGCCTGATCCGCGAGCTGATCGCCGCCCGCACCGACCCGGTGCTGTTCGCGCTGTCCTATGATTACGTCGGCGATCTGTCGGAGACCGTGGCGCTGATGTGGCCGGCGCATCAGCACTCCGCCCTCATCTCCCCTCCCCCTTGCGGGGAGGGAGCCTGCCCCGGACTTGATCCGGGGGCGGGGGTGGGGGTAGCCACAACGGCAGCACCCGCAGCTTACCCCCCACCCCAACCCTCCCCCGCAAGGGGGGAGGGAGCAGGCCCTGCTCGCGGCGAGCGAGCAAATTCGACTCCCACCGAGTCGGCAAGTAGCCGCCACAACAATCCGCCGCCGCCGACCCTGACCGAGGTCGTCGCCACGCTGTCGACGCTCGGCAAGGCCGAACTGCCGGCGCAGCTGGCGCGGTGGCTGGACGAGCTCGACGAGACCGGGCGCTGGGCGCTGTTGAAGCTGGTCACCGGCGGAATGCGGATCGGGGTGTCGGCGCGGCTGGCGAAGACCGCGGCGGCGGCGCTCGGCGACAAGGATGCACATGAGCTGGAGCTGATCTGGCCCGGGCTTTCGCCGCCTTATCTCGAGCTGTTCGCCTGGCTCGAAGGCCGCGCCGCCAAGCCGATCAATCTCGATCCGGCGCCGTTCCGCCCGGTGATGCTGGCGCATGCAATTGCCGACGACGATTTTGCCGCGATGAATCCGGCCGACTACATCGCCGAATGGAAATGGGATGGCATCCGGATTCAGGCGGTCAGCGGCCGCGATGCCGACGGCAACATTGTCGCGCGGCTGTATTCGCGGAGCGGCGAAGATATCACCAGGAGCTTCCCCGACCTGCTGCCGTCGCTGCGACTGCCCGGCGCGATCGACGGCGAATTGCTGGTGCTGCGCGACGGACGGGTGCAGTCGTTCAACGTGCTGCAGCAGCGCTTGAACCGCAAGACCGTGACGCCGAAGCTGATCAAGGACTATCCGATCCACCTGCGCGCCTATGACCTGCTCGGCGACGGTGACAGCGACCTGCGCACGATGACATTCGCCGAGCGCCGCGCCCGGCTGCAGCGCTTCATCGCCGAGCTCGCCGATCCGCGGATCGATCTGTCGGAGACGATCGATTTCGCCGACTGGGCGGCGCTGACCGCGGCGCGACGCGATCCGGCCAGCGCCGGCGCGGGACTCGATGCCGACGCGGTCGAGGGCGTGATGCTGAAGCGCCGCGACGCGCTGTATCTGCCGGGCCGGCCGAAGGGCCAATGGTGGAAATGGAAACACGATCCGCACATCATCGACGCGGTGCTGATGTATGCCCAACGCGGCCACGGCAAGCGCTCGTCCTATTATTCCGACTACACGTTCGGGGTCTGGACCGACGGCGACGATGGCGAGCAATTGGTGCCGGTCGGCAAGGCCTATTTCGGCTTCACCGATGAGGAACTGTTGCAGATCGACCGTTTCGTGCGCCGCAACACCACTGAGAAATTCGGCCCGGTCCGCCATGTGGTGCATGAGCCGAATCAGGGCCTGGTGCTGGAGGTGGCGTTCGAGGGGCTGGCGCGCTCGCCGCGGCATAAATCCGGGGTGGCGATGCGGTTTCCGCGAATCAGCCGGCTGCGCTGGGACAAGCCGCCGCGCGAGGCCGACCGGCTGGAGACGCTGGAGCGGATGCTGACGGGCGACGCCCCGATTCCGCCTGCAGCCGGCGGCCATTGA
- a CDS encoding ligase-associated DNA damage response exonuclease — translation MRPHDILIPAAAGLCCKPGGFHIDPVRPVERAVITHGHSDHARAGHGAVLATQETLDIMRLRYGENFAGSTQVIGYGEQLRLGDVTIKFHPAGHVLGSAQVAVSCGAIRIVASGDYKDAPDPTCAPFEIVPCDVFITEATFGLPVFRHGDAAAEVAKLLASVALFPERAHLVGAYSLGKAQRVIALIRQAGYDAPIYLHGAMEKITAYYQSRGVPLGELRAVKGVKKADLAGTITLAPPSATSDIWTRRFPDPVTAFASGWMRVRARARQRGVELPLVISDHADWDGLTATIKATGAGEIWVTHGQEDALVHWCATQGLAARPLALVGYGDEDGDEPPVSEGATA, via the coding sequence ATGCGCCCGCACGACATACTGATTCCCGCCGCCGCCGGCCTGTGCTGCAAGCCGGGCGGCTTTCACATCGATCCGGTGCGGCCGGTGGAGCGCGCCGTGATCACGCACGGCCATTCCGACCACGCCAGGGCCGGCCACGGCGCCGTGCTGGCTACCCAGGAAACCCTCGACATCATGCGGCTGCGCTATGGCGAGAATTTTGCCGGCAGCACCCAGGTCATCGGCTATGGCGAGCAATTGCGGCTCGGGGACGTCACGATAAAATTCCACCCCGCCGGCCATGTGCTCGGCTCGGCGCAGGTTGCGGTGAGCTGTGGCGCCATCCGCATCGTCGCCTCGGGCGACTACAAGGATGCGCCCGATCCGACCTGCGCGCCGTTCGAGATCGTGCCCTGCGACGTCTTCATCACCGAGGCCACGTTCGGACTGCCGGTGTTCCGTCATGGCGATGCGGCCGCCGAAGTCGCCAAACTGCTGGCCTCGGTAGCGCTGTTTCCGGAACGCGCCCATCTGGTCGGGGCCTATTCGCTCGGCAAGGCGCAGCGGGTCATCGCGCTGATCCGTCAGGCCGGCTATGACGCGCCGATCTATCTGCATGGCGCGATGGAGAAGATCACCGCCTATTATCAGAGCCGCGGCGTGCCGCTCGGCGAGCTGCGCGCGGTCAAGGGCGTGAAGAAGGCCGATCTGGCCGGCACCATCACGCTGGCGCCGCCATCGGCGACCTCGGATATTTGGACGCGGAGGTTTCCCGATCCCGTCACCGCTTTCGCATCCGGCTGGATGCGCGTCCGCGCCCGCGCCCGGCAACGCGGCGTCGAACTGCCGCTGGTGATTTCCGATCACGCCGATTGGGACGGGCTGACCGCGACCATCAAGGCCACCGGCGCCGGCGAGATCTGGGTCACCCACGGCCAGGAGGACGCGCTGGTGCATTGGTGCGCGACGCAAGGATTGGCGGCGCGGCCTCTGGCGCTGGTCGGCTATGGCGACGAAGACGGCGACGAACCGCCCGTAAGCGAAGGCGCCACGGCATGA